DNA sequence from the Candidatus Fluviicola riflensis genome:
ATCACATTAACGATCTCCATAGACAGCAAAAAGCTGAACATTTATTGTAACGGAAAATCGTTTGAGCACCCACTTACGGATATGTATCCCACATGTTGGGATATGAAACCATCAGATCTGTATATAGGTACCATTCCGGATTTACCTCCTTCTGCGCATCAAATCCAATCACCAGACTTTTGTATTGCAGAACTTCGGGTTTGGAATATCGCTTTAGAGCGGAATGAAGGAAAAAAAGCAATTACAAGTTGGATCGTGAGCGGTAAAGATGGATTTCCGGAAGGATTACATCAATATTACAGGTTTGATAAGGCCCTGGTGGCTTCCTTTCAATTCAAACAGGAAAAATTTGACTATCATTTAGGGACAGAACTTGTGCGGAAATTACAAAAGGTGGATGACCTTGAATCTGCCGATTGGTCTCATATTGAACCTCCCTCTTTTTACGAGGACCTGATTAAAGTAGCAGAATCAAGTAGGAAAATGCGCTCTGGTTTGTGTTTCTGCGAAACATCTCAACAGATTTTCTGGGGCGAAGATAAAACCATCAGAACCTCAGAAATATATGGTGCATCTGCTCTCGGAGTTGAGCAATTGGAGGTAATCGGAACAATTCCGGATACCGCCACCATATTGCGTTCAAAATGGCAGGGATTCACACATATACAGTACCTGAGATACGCAAAAGCGCAGCAGCAAAATGAAATAGAATCCGGGAATGATTTGGTCCATGCTGCCCGTATGCAAACTTATTTGGAACTTACCTGGATGCATCAGGAGAATGAAAGACGTATAAGCCATGCGAAGCGGTTCAGAAAGAACGACACTACCATCAATCAGCATGCTAAGAAGCAAAAACGATTCTTGGAAATACACGATTCAAAACGAAAAACACAAGCAACAGAGCACCTGCGTGTAACTGAAAAGATATCCAAAGCAAGGATGGAGGCTCTTGAGAAGATCCGGAATGCACGATCGGAAGCAATCAGGAGAAGATAGGCGGGGTGTAGTTTGGTTTTCATTGTTGTCCGTGGAAAAGAAGGGGGACCTGAACTTAGCAGATACGTACCAGCACGTACTGGTTTACGTGTCACCCCGTATTGTGCCGCAGCGGGAGCAATTGTAGTTTTGTGTTAATCAACTCAGGATGAAACCAGAGTATTCTTTTTAGCAATTAGGACCAGGACATTGAGAAATAAATTCAAAAGACCATGAGAATTACCATTTTATTACTTCTGCTTACGATTCATTCGTCATTTTGCGCCTATTCACAACTTGCGGGAAATGCATTGAATTTTGATGCCTCGAATGGATATTGCACTGCGAATTTACCAACCGTATTTGACAATATTCCTTCCAATGATTTTACCATTGAGTGTTGGGTTAAACAAGAATTTAATGCGACCTCTAAGCGCGTGTTCTTTGCTCAAAAAGACGCAAATAATTTTTGTTCGGTTCTAGTGAATAGCGGTAATGTTGCGTATTTTTTTCTTCGGGACAATGGTACATTCTATAGTGTGAATACGCAAGTAACACTTTTATCATCTGAATGGACCCATCTTGCATTTAGCTGGGATGCAAGCACGAATACTATAACATCGTATATCAACGGAATTCAAATTACCGGACTCAATGGCGGATCTTCTTCTTTAGGAAATGATGGAATTATGACAATTGGAGCCAGATCTGATGGGCAACAAATTTATAAAGGTTCCATCGATGAATTGAGAATATGGGACGATATCAGAACACCCTGCGAAATTTTTGGTTCAATGAATAGTGAATTTACAACAACACAGCCAAATTTAGTAGCCTCATACAGTTTTAATGAAGGTATAGCAAACGGCACCAACACAGGAGTAACAACTTTGAGCGACTTAACCAATACCTATCATGCTACATTAACTGGCTTTCTATTGACCGGTACTAGTTCCAATTGGGGCACATCTCAGGCAGGAATCACCCAAACCAACAACAATAGTGAAACTTACTTGTCAAATGATATACTTGCAGCCTGTGAAAGTTACACATGGATTGATGGAAACACCTATTTTGCAGATAATAATTCAGCGACTTATACCTATACCAGTGTCGTGAGTGGTTGTGACAGTACTGTGCTTCTGGATTTAACCATTGATACAACGGTAACGGCAGATGCGCCAACTAATATAACTGAGTGTGGTTACGTTGAACTGCCTTTACTTTCAAACGGATCTTACTTTACTGCTACGAATGGCGGAGGAACACCGCTCACAGCGGGAGATTCGATTTCCGGTTCGCAAACAATTTTTGTGTACGCCGAAAATGGAACGTGTTCAGATGAAAACTCGTTTTTGATCACGATTGATTCAATGGTTACAGCAGATTCGCCAGGTAATGCAACAGCTTGCGGTAGCTATGAGCTGCCGGTACTTACCTTTGGAAACTACTTTACTGCTACGAATGGCGGAGGAACACCGCTCACGGCGGGAGATTCGATTTCCGGTTCGCAAACAATTTTTGTGTACGCCGAAAATGGAACGTGTTCAGCTGAAAACTTGTTTTTGATCACAATTGATTCAATGGTTACAGCAGATTCGCCAGGTAATGCAACAGCTTGCGATAGCTATGAGCTGCCGGCACTTACCTTTGGAAACTACTTTACCGGAAGTAATGGAAGCGGAACACCGCTCACGGCAGGAGATTCGATTTCCGGTTCGCAAACAATTTTTGTGTACGTCGAAAATGGAACGTGTTCAGCTGAAAACTCGTTTTTGATCACGATTGATTCAATGGTTACAGCTGATTCGCCAGGAGATATAACAGCTTGTGATAGTTATGAGCTGCCGGCACTTACTTTTGGAAATTACTTTACCGGAAGTAATGGAAGCGGAACACCGCTCACGGCAGGAGATTTGGTTTCGGGTTCTCAAACGCTGTATGTTTACGTCGAAAACGGAACTTGTTCAGATGAAAACTCCTTTGCCATTTCGATCAATGAAACACCACTGAATACAGTAAGCGTTGCAGCCAATATTTTAACTGCAGACCATGCTGGAGCCACCTATCAGTGGTTGGATTGTAACAATGAAAATGCTCCTGTTCCGGGTGCAACCGGCTTGAACTATTCGCCAACAATGAATGGAAGTTATGCTGTTGAAATAGCAGAAAATGGTTGTGTTGATACTTCTGCTTGTGTAAATATTACGACAATAGGAATTGATGAAAAGATATTTGCCGGTAATATGACTTTATTCCCTAACCCAACAAGTGGAATTCTGACCATTGTTTCTGACATTGAATTTGGTAATGCCTTACTAACCGTGCGCAATGTATTAGGTAAGGAAGTCTATCGTAAAATGTATTCATCAGTGAAACAGATTGATTTGAATTTGGAAGGTGCTGTTGGAGTTTATTTCATTGAAATAGTTGATGGGAGTAAAGTATCCCTGTTAAAAGTGATCAAAGAGTAAACGTTTCAGACAAAATCTAAACGTGTGGGGGAATTTCTTCTAAAAGGAGTATGTCTTTTTGAAGAGTGAATCATATTGATTAATGCTTATTTTTCGTATTCGAAAATAGCTGTGCCATCTGTTTATTCTGCAATATTCAGGTCACGGTTTAATTCCAGATTTTGTCATTGAAAAAAGCTATGAAGATTTTATTTTAAATCAAGATAGTCAAATGATTTTTACACTAAAACTCATTGAGGAAAAATAATACCAGAACGTAACATTTATCAATGGTTCCAAGTCGCAAAACCCGCTCCAAATCCTCCATTAAAAAGTTAGAAGTTTCCCCGCTTGAGGTCACGAAAAAACCCGTTCCATCTTTGATGAAACGGGTTTTTCATTTTAATCAGTGTTGATCCCAACGCTTTGGTCGGTACAATTTGGCTCCCAGATAAATTCAGCTATTTTTAACCCAACTTAGTACTTATGCTTATACTCGTAATCATTGGAAGCTTTATCCTGGTTTTAGGACTAACTTTCCTGTTTATTGTCAGGAGGAAGACAAAAATTCACGCGATTGATGAGGTGGTCGCCGATAGCGCTATGAATCTCTTCCATATTTTCGGTCACAGTATTTATATGCCCGACGATTCTCCGGGTTTTGACATTTACCGGCACTATGTTTTCGATTTGTCCAACTATCAATTCACGGCTGGAGCTCATCAGCAGGGAAAAGGGATTGACATTAACAGCCCGTTTGTTGAGCGAAGTGTGCAGATGCTCTCCGGTAAGATGGGAAGAACGCTGAAGCTGGCACCCGACAATCAAATACGTTCAGAAATAAAAGTCATTCATCGTGATCTCAATGCTACCGATACCGAGGTGATTGAAAAGATTCCCAATAATGCGTTTGTTGTAACGAAACTACGTGAAAACGAAATGGGGTTTTCAAAAGTCAGCCTGGAAATCTACCGCAACGGAATAAGCATACGGTGTCACGTCTTCAAAGGTTGGGCCGAGCATGAATTCCGGATTTATAAAACCTCTTTCCCCAACCAGGTCATCCTGATGTACTCAAAAGGGAGAGTGAATTATGGAATAGCGCTCGCTGTCATCGATCTCGCAAACGGCGACTTTTTGTTCGATCAATATATCACAGAACCCAGGAAGATTCGATGAAAGAACTATTACTGGTGGTATATGTTTCAACGTAACTTTACCAGGATTTGCTAATTCAATAAACAAACTTTACAGTCTTTGGTTGTGATCCGTAATCATTGAGATTATTGTACAATGTAATCTTGTTATATTCGTCAGTATACAAGTGTGCGGCAAGTGTAACAGACGGCAGTAACAACAACAAAATAATGAAAAACAGACTATTTGACTTTATATCAAAATACATTTCGCTGACGGAAAATGAAAAGAATGCAATCGATTCTCTGGACTTATTTCGCTCGGTAAAGAAAGGAACGATTTTACTCAAAGAAGGACAAAAATCGAAAGATAGCTACTTTGTTCTACAAGGCTGTATTCGGACTTATTATGTTTTAGATGGTGAAGAAAAAACGACTGCTTTCTACACAGAAATGGAAGCTTTGACACCCCCTTGTGTAATAAGCAAAACGCCGTCAGAATATTATATAAGTTGTTTAGAAGATACGATACTTACAGTTTCAAATTCTGATATGGAAATAGAAATAAATAGTAAGTTTCCAAAGTTTGAAACCATATGCAGAATATTATCCGAAGAACTTTTAGCCAAACAACGAATAGACTTTGACAAGTTTAAGACTTCTTCACCCGAACAGCGATACCTCAACTTACTACAAAAAAGACCGGACCTCATCCAGCGTGTTCCACAACATCAATTAGCGAGTTATTTGGGTATCAAACCTCAATCACTAAGCAGACTAAGAGCAAGAATACTTGAAAAAAAGAGCTAACCTTATTTCTTAACTTAAGTGAACGGGTTATTGTGTCTCACCAATCTACTTTTGCTTTATCATTTCACGTAACAAGTAAAGTTGATCATTTATGAATACACAAAAAACACAACAAAATGGGCTGGAAGAAATCAAGGTCAGTTTGAAGCTAAAGCTTGCTATGCTGTGGGCGGGTTTTATGTTTCTCTACATCTATGTAGATTATTTCCACTTATTTATGCCGGATTCACTGGAAGGTATGCTGGCAGGCAAGGTATTTGTATTTGATATTACACAAGGATTTCTGTTGGCAGCACTCGTCTCAATGACAATTCCGGCATTGATGATTTTCCTTTCTGTTGCCCTGCCGGCTAAAGTAAATCGCTTTACAAACATAATCGTGGCTACGGTTTATATTCCTTATACATTGTTTAATTTGGTAGGAGATGCCTGGATGCACATGATATTTGGCGCTGTTGTAGAAGTCGTTCTTCTTTGTCTGATTATCCGTTATGCATGGAAATGGCCTCGCATTGAAACGTTACATTAATCATAGTTGCAAGGTGTAAAACCCGCTCAAAATCCGCAATAGCTAACGATGCTTTTCTTTTTTTCTCAGTATGGGGTTGTTTTTCAGTATAGAATCTAAATCATACCCAGGAGTACGAGAGCATATTTAATCCTGGCTGATTACGAAAAACTATTTAATCATCAATTGAATTCGAAGAAAATGGTAATATTGTAGCCATAACTTAAATTCATGTCCAGAAATATCAACCAACAAGAATCCATGCGAATTGCAGCTGAAAGAATGCGGCTGAAAAAAGAAAGAGAAGCACGCGAGGAGAAAGAATTTTATGAACGAATTACCTCAGGTACGCCATGGCTTCTCTTTAAAACCGTTGTTGTCTTCTGTACGCTGATGGCTTTGATTACCACATTCGAGATTTTCGTTGATGGCCCAACAAAAAAACTATCTGAAAACGATTGGAAAATTGACCGGGACTGGGAATGGACGTGGCACACGATACTGGACGTGGAAGGATATATGTTCACGCCCGAATTGAGAGATTGGAGTGGCCATATGGAAAACACGCTTGAAATGACCTATTCTCCTGTGTTTCGAACGGGGAAGAAGCTAAGCTACGATATTGAAGTCAATGAATCTACAATAAGAAGGCACGAAGAAATCAGACAGAGTTCCATCTTTACTTGGTTTCCTGCATTCCAGCTTTTTCTGCTGATTCCTTTAATCACCTTCATTTTTAAACGACAAAGTGCATGGTTTAACTTTGCACGAATTGCGTCGTTCGTCTTCGTGCTTCCCGGAACGCTGTTGGTGATGTACTGGACATTGTTGTAATCATCAACATGAATAGTCTGGGCTTGAGGTAAGCTTTCCATCAAATACGTACAGATTTCCCCATTTCAGGCCATAAAAAACCCAGACTTATAGCGCAATGCCTGGGTTTTCTATGCTTCAATAAGCCCATACGAAAGGTAATTATTTCATTTTTACAACAACTTTTCCTTTTGCGCGACCGCTTTCTACATAAGCCAAGGCGTCATTGGTCTGGCCGAAAGGAAAAACTTTATCCATAACAGGTTTAATTGCTCCAGAATCGATTAGTTCTGTAATCTTTTGTAATTGCTTTCCTTCAGCTCTCATGAAAAGAAAAGAATAGTCAACCCTCAGTTTCCTTGCCATTTTCCGTACACCGGAACTAATCAATGATAAAATGATTTTGACAAACCATGGCGCTTTTATTTCTTTCGCAAATTCAGGAGTAGGTGGCCCTGAGATAGAAATGACTTTTCCATTCGGTTTTACTATTTTGAGCGATTTCTCCAGCGTCTTTTTATCCTGGCTATTCAGTACAACATCATAATCTTTCAAAACAGTTTCAAAATCCTGTTTTTTATAATCGATCAGTACATCGGCGCCCAGGCTTTTGAGTAGATCAAAGCTTTTCCCACTGGCAGTAGTTGCAACGGTTGCTCCAAGATGTTTTGCCAATTGAATGGCGATTGTTCCAACTCCGCCCGAACCGGCCTGAATGAATACTTTTTGTCCTTTTTTGAGATTGGCCCTTTCAACCAAAGCTTGCCAAACGGTTAAAGCTACCAGCGGAATTGATGCAGCTTCTTCCATGGAAAGATTTTTAGGTTTGTGCGCAACATCTTTTTCATCAATGGCAATGAATTCTGCAAAGGTTCCTATTCTTAAATCAGAAGGTCTAGAGTAAACTTCGTCGCCAACCTTGAACTTCGTCACTTTTGAGCCGACTTTAGTTACAATTCCTGCAACGTCATGGCCTAAAACCAAAGGAAGTTTGTAAGGCAATATCTGCTTAAATTCTCCGGTCTTTATTTTGGAATCCAAAAGATTTAGCCCTGATGCGTGCACTTCAACCAATACATCATTTTCTTTTACTTCAGGAA
Encoded proteins:
- a CDS encoding NADPH:quinone oxidoreductase; this encodes MKAFVINKYSKTEDLQMTNVLVPEVKENDVLVEVHASGLNLLDSKIKTGEFKQILPYKLPLVLGHDVAGIVTKVGSKVTKFKVGDEVYSRPSDLRIGTFAEFIAIDEKDVAHKPKNLSMEEAASIPLVALTVWQALVERANLKKGQKVFIQAGSGGVGTIAIQLAKHLGATVATTASGKSFDLLKSLGADVLIDYKKQDFETVLKDYDVVLNSQDKKTLEKSLKIVKPNGKVISISGPPTPEFAKEIKAPWFVKIILSLISSGVRKMARKLRVDYSFLFMRAEGKQLQKITELIDSGAIKPVMDKVFPFGQTNDALAYVESGRAKGKVVVKMK
- a CDS encoding cyclic nucleotide-binding protein encodes the protein MKNRLFDFISKYISLTENEKNAIDSLDLFRSVKKGTILLKEGQKSKDSYFVLQGCIRTYYVLDGEEKTTAFYTEMEALTPPCVISKTPSEYYISCLEDTILTVSNSDMEIEINSKFPKFETICRILSEELLAKQRIDFDKFKTSSPEQRYLNLLQKRPDLIQRVPQHQLASYLGIKPQSLSRLRARILEKKS